The following coding sequences lie in one Kamptonema formosum PCC 6407 genomic window:
- a CDS encoding B12-binding domain-containing radical SAM protein, translating into MNVLLLYPLFPKSFWSFEKTLALLNRKAMLPPLGLVTVAAILPQEWQFKLVDRNVREVTEAEWEWTDLVILSAMIVQKEDLLNQIQEAKRRNKRVAVGGPYPTALPDEATGAGADYLILDEGEITLPLFVNAIAQGVTSGIFRAGGERPDVTTTPIPRFELLEFDAYAEMSVQFSRGCPFQCEFCDIIVLYGRKPRTKTPEQILAELNRLYELGWRRSIFMVDDNFIGNKRNVKLFLKELQPWMVAHQYPFSFATEASVDLANDQELMDAMVACNFGAVFLGIETPDEESLTLTQKYQNTRDSLSEAVNKITRTGLRVMAGFIIGFDGEKAGAGARIVKFVEQTSIPTALFSMLQALPDTALWHRLVKEGRLRKEGANINQTTLMNFVPTRPLEDIAHEYIEAFWELYEPSRFLDRTYRHYRILGEATYPKKGKGAGKKVNWVTIRALLTICWRQGVVRSTRWQFWRNLLSMFYHNPGGVSSYLAVCAQIEHFLEYRQIVRDQIEAQVAEFLASVPSVKVPEIAIK; encoded by the coding sequence ATGAATGTTTTACTTCTGTATCCCCTCTTCCCTAAAAGTTTCTGGTCATTTGAGAAAACCCTAGCTTTGCTAAATCGAAAGGCAATGTTACCACCCCTCGGTTTAGTAACAGTGGCGGCAATTTTACCACAGGAATGGCAATTTAAGTTAGTCGATCGTAACGTGCGCGAGGTGACAGAGGCAGAATGGGAGTGGACTGATTTGGTAATTCTCTCGGCGATGATTGTCCAAAAAGAGGATTTACTCAATCAGATTCAGGAAGCAAAACGCAGGAATAAGCGGGTTGCTGTGGGTGGCCCTTATCCGACAGCTTTACCTGATGAAGCCACAGGCGCGGGTGCAGATTATTTAATTTTAGATGAAGGCGAAATCACTTTACCATTATTTGTGAATGCGATCGCTCAGGGAGTTACTTCTGGTATTTTCCGTGCTGGTGGTGAAAGACCAGATGTTACTACTACTCCTATTCCCCGGTTCGAGTTACTAGAATTTGATGCCTACGCGGAGATGTCGGTTCAATTCTCACGGGGTTGTCCTTTCCAGTGCGAGTTTTGTGACATTATTGTACTCTATGGTCGTAAACCTCGGACTAAAACGCCTGAGCAAATTTTAGCAGAATTGAATCGCCTTTATGAGTTAGGTTGGCGGCGTAGTATTTTCATGGTGGATGACAATTTCATCGGCAATAAACGCAATGTTAAGTTATTTCTGAAAGAGCTGCAACCTTGGATGGTAGCACATCAATATCCATTTTCCTTTGCGACGGAAGCTTCGGTGGATTTGGCTAACGATCAAGAACTGATGGATGCGATGGTAGCCTGTAATTTTGGGGCAGTATTTTTAGGAATTGAAACTCCCGATGAAGAGAGTTTGACTCTGACTCAGAAGTACCAAAATACACGAGATTCCCTGAGTGAAGCGGTGAATAAAATTACTCGGACAGGGTTGAGAGTAATGGCAGGATTTATCATCGGATTTGATGGTGAAAAGGCGGGTGCAGGTGCGCGAATTGTCAAGTTTGTGGAGCAAACATCAATTCCAACGGCGTTGTTTAGTATGCTGCAAGCCTTGCCTGATACAGCACTCTGGCATCGGTTAGTGAAGGAAGGACGGCTACGGAAGGAAGGGGCTAATATTAATCAGACTACTTTAATGAATTTTGTGCCGACGCGACCCCTTGAAGATATTGCCCATGAGTATATTGAGGCTTTTTGGGAATTGTATGAACCATCTAGATTTTTAGATCGGACTTATCGTCATTATCGCATTTTGGGGGAGGCAACTTATCCTAAAAAAGGTAAAGGTGCGGGTAAGAAAGTTAATTGGGTGACTATTCGAGCTTTACTAACAATTTGCTGGCGACAGGGTGTTGTACGCAGCACTCGCTGGCAATTTTGGCGCAATTTGTTGAGTATGTTTTATCATAATCCTGGTGGTGTAAGTAGCTATTTAGCGGTATGCGCTCAGATTGAGCATTTCTTGGAGTATCGTCAGATTGTGCGCGATCAAATTGAGGCGCAGGTGGCTGAGTTTTTAGCTTCTGTTCCTTCAGTAAAGGTTCCTGAAATAGCGATTAAATAA
- a CDS encoding DUF4339 domain-containing protein, producing the protein MDTSNWPKGLPYPTSWLRGVALNVTFFGIIHLFWRNIGTASDIEKLATVAWFCQIPLMAGYHYVAVRLAEQLERSRADSPNTSPTGSWQHWKEGLAGFLVLFLAVIVTSPVADAIAPIYYSRSYYRYSVYIEDKALLIYGILSTIASAYLYYWKIPSRFNSLIVFCWPLINTYLKTQQLLYIPLISCFPVAAISIVVAVLASKLNLSEVFLGLGVFLVVIMWFFATVTAFAAIHYYGAHWANWIASWWPESFPGYNNLQQKKTQKHNASVSKSFIHHETSWKLAAHDFTVIIYTNVLSGIASIPIYIAILNELSSEASQGKPTETSEALSGTLYLVWTTIAMILWHFWGRKQAAKIMAATKAKATKGKAKTTKKAKKTKAQTPADPIEVELNQIKGELGATVMRPVRKTATSQQVLWEVFRSGPVGPYTKEQLRSQQKITAKTNVRRVGENDWTRAGEIPELADFLSSKS; encoded by the coding sequence ATGGATACTTCCAACTGGCCAAAAGGCTTACCATATCCTACCTCATGGTTGCGTGGGGTCGCATTAAACGTCACCTTCTTCGGCATTATCCACCTGTTTTGGCGAAACATCGGAACCGCAAGCGACATAGAAAAATTAGCTACAGTTGCCTGGTTTTGTCAAATTCCGCTCATGGCTGGCTATCACTATGTAGCGGTGCGACTAGCCGAACAATTAGAGCGATCGCGCGCTGATTCCCCAAATACCTCCCCTACTGGATCTTGGCAACACTGGAAAGAAGGGCTAGCCGGATTTTTGGTGCTATTCCTAGCGGTAATAGTGACTAGCCCCGTTGCAGATGCGATCGCACCAATTTACTATTCAAGAAGTTACTACCGCTACTCTGTATATATAGAAGACAAAGCACTCCTCATCTATGGCATCTTAAGCACGATCGCTTCTGCCTATCTCTACTACTGGAAAATACCCAGCCGATTCAACTCTCTTATAGTATTCTGCTGGCCATTAATTAATACCTACCTCAAAACGCAACAGCTTCTTTACATCCCCCTAATTAGCTGCTTTCCTGTTGCAGCAATCAGCATAGTAGTCGCAGTATTAGCTAGCAAATTAAATTTATCAGAGGTATTCTTAGGTTTAGGAGTTTTCCTAGTAGTAATTATGTGGTTTTTTGCTACAGTCACAGCTTTTGCTGCCATCCACTACTACGGAGCACACTGGGCAAACTGGATAGCAAGCTGGTGGCCTGAAAGCTTTCCAGGATACAACAACCTTCAGCAAAAGAAAACCCAAAAACACAATGCCTCAGTTAGCAAAAGTTTTATTCATCACGAAACCAGTTGGAAATTAGCAGCCCACGATTTTACTGTAATAATTTATACCAATGTGCTATCAGGCATTGCCAGCATACCAATTTACATCGCGATCCTTAACGAGCTGTCGAGTGAAGCATCGCAGGGAAAACCGACTGAAACCTCAGAAGCTTTAAGTGGAACTTTGTACTTGGTTTGGACAACAATCGCCATGATTTTGTGGCATTTTTGGGGGCGCAAACAGGCAGCTAAAATTATGGCGGCAACCAAAGCTAAGGCTACAAAAGGCAAAGCTAAAACTACTAAAAAAGCTAAAAAAACCAAAGCTCAAACACCCGCTGACCCGATCGAAGTTGAACTTAACCAAATAAAGGGAGAACTGGGCGCGACTGTAATGCGACCAGTCAGAAAAACCGCAACCTCCCAGCAAGTTTTATGGGAAGTTTTTCGCAGTGGCCCCGTTGGCCCTTATACTAAAGAGCAGTTGCGATCGCAACAGAAAATCACGGCTAAAACCAACGTGCGCCGAGTCGGAGAAAATGATTGGACAAGAGCCGGCGAAATTCCAGAGCTAGCAGATTTTCTCTCATCCAAATCCTAA
- a CDS encoding esterase-like activity of phytase family protein has protein sequence MIKTLKFLPWLYCLLIGLSLTIVMGLPALPLTIAGVDSIGEATFSTGLKFQNTELGGLSGITYDASKQVYYAISDDRSQKAAARFYTLKIDLSSGKLKPERVKFVGVTTLLDENGKPFAPLSLDSEGIAFSRDSVFVSSEGDTERKISPFIKAFSLTGKLLKTLPIPDKFLPNAKGDVGVRNNLALESLAVTPDRKYLFTATENALVQDGDVPTSQTGTPCRILRYNLVSNQPEKEFVYITEPLVGEPNPPGSFITNGLVDLVAIADDRLLSLERAFSQANGVTIRIFDVSLEKADNIQAIDSLKNRLSQVSPAQKRLLLDLKELNLRLDNLEGLTLGPLLADGRRSLLLVSDNNFNPLQFTQILGFGINFQQTP, from the coding sequence ATGATCAAAACCCTCAAGTTTCTGCCTTGGCTCTATTGTTTGTTAATAGGATTGAGTTTAACTATTGTTATGGGTTTGCCCGCCCTACCTTTGACGATCGCAGGAGTCGATTCTATCGGAGAAGCAACATTTTCGACTGGCTTAAAGTTTCAGAACACGGAATTAGGGGGACTTTCAGGCATTACTTATGATGCTAGTAAACAAGTTTATTATGCTATTTCTGATGACCGCAGTCAAAAGGCTGCTGCTCGATTTTACACTCTGAAAATTGATTTGAGTTCTGGTAAGCTGAAACCGGAGAGAGTGAAATTTGTAGGCGTGACTACACTGTTAGATGAAAATGGCAAACCTTTTGCTCCTTTGAGTCTTGATTCCGAGGGAATTGCTTTTAGTAGAGATAGTGTCTTTGTCTCTTCCGAGGGAGATACTGAGCGCAAAATTTCTCCTTTTATTAAGGCCTTTTCACTGACAGGTAAGCTATTAAAAACGCTACCAATCCCTGATAAATTTTTGCCCAATGCTAAGGGCGATGTCGGTGTCCGTAATAACTTGGCTTTGGAAAGTTTGGCGGTAACTCCCGATCGAAAATATCTGTTTACAGCTACAGAAAATGCTTTGGTTCAAGATGGCGATGTCCCTACGAGTCAAACAGGTACGCCTTGCCGGATTTTGCGCTATAATTTGGTTAGTAATCAGCCAGAAAAAGAGTTTGTATATATTACAGAACCCTTGGTTGGTGAGCCTAATCCGCCGGGAAGTTTTATTACTAATGGTTTAGTGGATTTAGTCGCGATCGCAGACGATCGCCTGCTGAGTTTAGAGCGAGCCTTTTCCCAAGCAAACGGCGTTACAATTAGGATATTTGACGTTTCTTTGGAAAAAGCGGACAATATTCAGGCGATCGACAGCCTCAAAAATCGCCTCTCCCAAGTCTCCCCTGCTCAGAAGAGGCTGCTGCTGGACTTAAAAGAACTCAATCTGAGGCTGGATAATCTGGAGGGTTTGACCTTGGGGCCCTTGCTGGCGGATGGGAGGCGATCGCTCCTCTTGGTGAGCGACAATAACTTCAACCCCCTGCAATTTACCCAGATTTTGGGGTTCGGAATAAATTTTCAGCAAACCCCTTGA
- a CDS encoding diguanylate cyclase domain-containing protein gives MSEYVCPLCSYPLLSHVRLGKLYWLCRHCNQEMPYGFSNTLSKHSYVEETLKRYKLLSENTRDLILFTQLDGRITEANNAAFKAYGYEPEELLSLNIQHLQVSDNLDSFAEQMAKVDKEAITFETVHIRKDGSVFPIEITAQSIELGEEKIILNIIRDLTESKQVEKLREQQCDRDRLIGAMQDRIRQSLNLKENFNSTVTELREFLQADRVIIHRFFKDGNGSAVAEAVGLGFPSMLEFIIHYPSILEKKYLQKYQQGESLAITDIRHAGLDLRLLQLLTFFNIKARLAVPILQNSPESEFPISNQLWGLLIVHQCSTPRQWQQSEIDLLKGMATQIAIAIQQSDLNQQLQVAQEKLQQLTLLDPVTLVPNRSRFDEYFLSEWQRAIQEKIPLSLIIWEIDFFKKYNDTYGYQAGNRTLKQIATTIRSNVNRLGALVARYSDTEFAAILPNAEAENAVLIVEEIRFRVKALEIPHTNSQIGKYVTLSYGVASTIPDAKSSANQLIADAELALSQAKTARILSSTRNHNHALIPQIPLPSPNPVSNPIPSHQKTRGKNTNIELLMSYVAYYVSRGKSVLSPMSGPLFFRGLVYEYWGYHSDFKDLWKQLQQRRDFRELYVEGDIDCFGNFLGGNCTVIQCARCNLPIPVSEGSAYNIPNCTLCNNPLNSGQIGADTRQYNWENKLEKTRVVAIGTPPNNSRNLKRLFSVNGFEVTFLSNIEAVHSQFLPSFVDMVLIYAEVSETQGKAWAEELRHYPQLQEVPIVALSPKVKFSLPWVDRTLGVEDYILAPLGGERLANHLRRVCESQSPISGSELYWFPC, from the coding sequence ATGAGTGAATATGTTTGCCCCTTATGTTCCTACCCTTTGCTGTCCCATGTCCGCCTCGGAAAACTTTACTGGTTGTGCAGACACTGCAATCAGGAAATGCCCTACGGTTTTAGCAACACTCTCAGCAAACATAGTTATGTAGAAGAGACATTAAAACGCTATAAACTGCTTTCGGAAAATACTCGCGATCTAATTTTATTTACTCAGCTTGATGGGAGAATTACTGAAGCGAATAATGCCGCTTTCAAGGCTTACGGTTATGAGCCTGAAGAATTGCTTTCTTTAAATATTCAGCATTTACAAGTTTCTGATAACTTGGATAGCTTTGCTGAGCAAATGGCAAAAGTAGACAAGGAAGCCATTACTTTTGAAACGGTTCACATCCGCAAAGACGGGAGCGTATTTCCCATCGAAATCACCGCCCAAAGCATAGAACTCGGCGAAGAAAAAATCATATTAAATATTATCCGCGACCTTACTGAGAGCAAACAAGTAGAAAAATTGCGAGAGCAACAGTGCGATCGAGATCGGCTAATTGGAGCGATGCAAGATCGAATTCGCCAGTCATTAAACCTGAAGGAAAATTTTAATAGCACAGTTACAGAATTGCGGGAATTTCTGCAAGCCGATAGAGTAATTATCCACCGTTTTTTTAAAGACGGGAACGGTTCAGCCGTTGCAGAGGCAGTAGGTTTGGGTTTCCCTTCCATGCTGGAATTTATTATTCACTATCCCTCTATTTTAGAAAAAAAATACCTTCAAAAGTATCAGCAAGGAGAATCTTTGGCCATTACCGATATCCGCCATGCCGGACTAGATCTGCGGCTGCTGCAATTACTAACATTTTTTAATATCAAAGCAAGGCTGGCAGTACCAATTTTGCAAAACAGTCCAGAGTCAGAATTTCCCATCTCCAATCAACTCTGGGGATTGTTAATTGTGCATCAATGTTCGACACCCCGACAGTGGCAACAATCAGAGATAGACTTGCTCAAAGGAATGGCAACTCAAATCGCGATCGCGATTCAGCAATCAGATCTAAATCAGCAGTTGCAAGTAGCGCAGGAAAAATTGCAGCAACTAACTTTATTAGATCCCGTTACCTTGGTTCCTAACCGTTCCCGCTTCGACGAATATTTTCTATCAGAGTGGCAGCGAGCAATACAGGAAAAAATACCTTTGTCTCTGATTATTTGGGAGATAGACTTTTTCAAAAAATATAATGACACCTACGGTTATCAAGCAGGCAATCGCACTCTGAAACAAATCGCCACTACAATTCGTTCTAATGTGAACCGTTTAGGTGCTTTAGTAGCTCGTTACAGCGACACAGAATTTGCAGCGATTTTACCAAATGCAGAGGCGGAAAATGCTGTACTAATTGTAGAAGAAATCCGCTTTCGGGTAAAAGCATTAGAAATCCCGCATACCAATTCTCAGATCGGTAAATACGTCACTCTCAGTTACGGAGTTGCTAGCACTATTCCTGACGCTAAATCCTCTGCTAATCAATTGATTGCGGATGCAGAACTAGCCCTTTCTCAGGCGAAAACAGCAAGGATATTGAGCTCGACCAGAAATCATAACCATGCTTTGATTCCCCAGATCCCTCTCCCTTCCCCAAATCCAGTTAGTAATCCTATACCAAGCCATCAAAAAACTAGGGGGAAAAATACAAACATAGAGTTATTAATGAGCTATGTTGCTTACTATGTCAGTCGTGGCAAAAGTGTTCTGAGTCCCATGAGCGGCCCGCTATTTTTTCGAGGATTAGTTTATGAATATTGGGGCTATCATAGTGACTTTAAGGATCTGTGGAAACAGCTACAACAGCGACGGGACTTTCGAGAGCTTTATGTGGAAGGAGATATTGATTGCTTTGGCAATTTTCTAGGAGGAAACTGTACAGTTATCCAGTGCGCCCGCTGCAATTTGCCTATTCCAGTATCGGAAGGAAGTGCCTACAATATTCCCAATTGTACTCTCTGTAATAACCCCTTAAATTCAGGGCAAATAGGGGCAGATACAAGGCAGTACAACTGGGAAAATAAATTAGAAAAAACCCGCGTAGTTGCCATTGGTACACCGCCGAACAACTCTAGAAATCTGAAAAGATTGTTTTCCGTTAATGGATTTGAAGTCACATTTTTATCTAATATAGAAGCAGTTCACTCTCAATTTTTGCCCAGTTTCGTAGACATGGTACTGATTTATGCAGAAGTTTCAGAAACACAGGGTAAAGCCTGGGCTGAAGAACTTCGCCATTACCCGCAACTTCAGGAAGTTCCAATTGTTGCCCTTAGTCCAAAAGTTAAGTTTAGCCTACCTTGGGTAGACCGGACTTTAGGAGTGGAAGATTATATTTTAGCTCCTTTAGGGGGGGAGCGCTTAGCTAATCATTTGCGGCGAGTTTGTGAGTCTCAGTCGCCCATTTCTGGAAGTGAGTTATACTGGTTTCCGTGCTAA
- a CDS encoding TM0106 family RecB-like putative nuclease yields MLITDKQLLNYQRCNRRAFLDAYGDINQLDPASDFLLKLIRDSLTYRQTIVEQQAYHQPYYPHGDWVAGTEATLSLMRQGVDRIYRGVLLQHEKSENLSESIENSEFSNIVNPSFLPSNIALLSRPHLLVKQPGDSDLGDWMYAPADIWIAKRPKLDYQIVSAFHAQVLASAQGVMPDTAWLILREKGPYAVNLWQRLPQMQEILKHCIQMFEEKNDPEMFISRQKCNLCRWYTSCYGIAESKKHLSLLPGVTPARYAQLQNLNLTTVESLALANPELLITYREFEGPIAAQLVQQAQSKLQNQATIRNSIAENGSSENLIPNSLFPTPTSPLSRPNYPSNFLTTTPVEIYFDLEAEPELNLDYLQGVLVVDRSKNTETYHAFLAETPADEGLIWQQFLDLVWSYPIAPIFHFCDYEIQTVKRLARCYKTPAYQWQPVLKRFVDIHKQVTQTVTLPVDSYALKPIARWMGFEWRDAKANGAQCVCWYDEWLKTGDRAFLDAIVRYNEDDCRATYHVKDWLASFLQNI; encoded by the coding sequence ATGTTGATAACAGATAAACAACTTCTTAACTACCAACGCTGCAATCGCCGAGCATTTTTAGATGCTTACGGAGATATCAACCAATTAGACCCAGCCAGCGATTTTCTGCTGAAACTGATCCGCGATAGCTTAACTTATCGCCAAACAATTGTAGAACAGCAAGCATATCATCAACCATACTATCCTCATGGAGATTGGGTAGCAGGTACAGAAGCTACTTTAAGTTTAATGCGCCAAGGCGTTGATCGCATTTATCGAGGAGTGCTTTTGCAGCATGAGAAATCGGAAAATTTATCAGAATCGATCGAAAATTCGGAATTTTCCAATATAGTAAATCCCTCATTTCTTCCTTCAAATATTGCCTTACTCAGCCGTCCCCACTTGCTAGTAAAACAGCCGGGGGATTCGGATCTTGGCGATTGGATGTATGCTCCTGCTGACATTTGGATCGCCAAGCGACCCAAACTTGACTATCAAATTGTTAGTGCTTTTCATGCTCAGGTGCTAGCGTCGGCACAGGGGGTAATGCCCGATACTGCATGGTTAATTCTGCGAGAAAAAGGGCCTTATGCGGTGAATTTGTGGCAGCGGTTGCCTCAAATGCAGGAAATCTTAAAACATTGCATTCAGATGTTTGAAGAAAAAAACGACCCAGAGATGTTTATTTCTCGTCAGAAATGCAATCTTTGCCGCTGGTATACCAGTTGTTATGGGATTGCCGAATCAAAAAAACACCTTTCTCTCTTGCCGGGAGTCACACCTGCACGTTATGCTCAACTGCAAAATCTTAATTTAACTACAGTCGAATCTCTGGCTTTAGCAAATCCTGAATTGTTAATTACTTACCGGGAATTTGAGGGCCCAATAGCAGCGCAGTTGGTGCAGCAAGCTCAATCAAAACTGCAAAATCAAGCAACGATCAGAAATTCGATCGCCGAAAATGGAAGTTCAGAAAACCTAATTCCTAATTCCCTCTTTCCAACTCCTACTTCCCCATTATCAAGACCAAATTACCCATCTAATTTTTTAACTACCACCCCAGTAGAAATATACTTCGATCTCGAAGCAGAACCAGAGCTAAATTTAGATTATCTGCAAGGTGTATTAGTAGTAGATCGGTCTAAAAACACAGAGACTTATCATGCTTTTCTAGCAGAAACACCCGCTGATGAAGGTTTAATCTGGCAGCAATTTTTAGACTTAGTTTGGAGTTATCCCATCGCTCCCATTTTTCATTTTTGCGACTACGAAATTCAAACTGTCAAGCGGTTAGCGCGATGCTACAAAACTCCAGCTTACCAGTGGCAACCAGTGCTCAAACGTTTTGTCGATATTCACAAACAGGTGACGCAAACTGTCACCTTGCCAGTAGATAGTTATGCTCTCAAACCCATTGCCCGTTGGATGGGTTTTGAGTGGCGCGACGCTAAAGCGAATGGAGCTCAGTGCGTCTGCTGGTATGATGAGTGGTTAAAAACGGGCGATCGCGCATTTCTCGATGCGATCGTCCGTTATAATGAGGATGACTGCCGCGCCACCTACCATGTTAAGGATTGGTTAGCAAGCTTTTTACAGAATATTTAA
- a CDS encoding aminotransferase class V-fold PLP-dependent enzyme: protein MTNSKLAAHRQHFPALANKAYFNYGGQGPLPQMSLEAIKRSYECVQQMGPFSREVNAWVTGEAIATRSAIASELNVPAEAIALTEDVTVGCNIAFWGIDWKPGDHLLLSDCEHPGIVATAMELQRRFNIEISTCPLMATLNQGDPAAVIAQHLRPNTRLLAISHILWNTGQVLPLDEIVKVCHDSPVSTLKNGMVRVLVDAAQSVGVLPLNLINSGVDFYAFTGHKWWCGPEGLGGLYVSAEALPDLYPSFIGWRSIVMDKTGNPTGWKGGAQRYEVATSAYPLYAGLREAIALHHQWGTIEERYQEICRLSGYLWERLSEIDGVNCLRKSPPAAGLVAFELTNGKPHDRLVDFLYQQNCMVRTILSPDCVRACVHYFTTESEIDKLVDAIASQIVYFI from the coding sequence ATGACAAATTCAAAATTAGCAGCTCATCGGCAGCATTTTCCAGCTTTAGCTAATAAAGCTTATTTTAACTATGGGGGACAGGGCCCGCTGCCCCAGATGTCTTTAGAGGCTATCAAGCGATCGTATGAATGCGTGCAGCAAATGGGGCCTTTTTCTAGGGAGGTCAATGCTTGGGTGACAGGGGAGGCGATCGCAACACGATCGGCGATCGCATCTGAGTTAAATGTCCCAGCGGAGGCGATCGCACTAACGGAGGATGTCACCGTCGGCTGCAATATTGCTTTTTGGGGCATTGACTGGAAGCCTGGAGATCACCTGTTGCTGTCGGATTGCGAGCACCCTGGTATTGTAGCAACTGCGATGGAACTTCAGCGCAGATTTAATATTGAAATCTCTACTTGTCCGCTAATGGCAACTTTGAATCAGGGAGATCCGGCGGCGGTTATTGCTCAACATTTGCGACCAAATACTCGCCTATTAGCAATCAGTCATATTTTGTGGAATACGGGTCAAGTTTTACCTCTAGATGAGATCGTTAAAGTTTGCCATGATTCTCCTGTTTCTACTCTTAAAAATGGGATGGTCAGAGTGTTAGTAGATGCAGCTCAATCAGTGGGAGTATTGCCTTTGAATTTGATTAATTCTGGCGTAGATTTCTATGCTTTCACGGGTCATAAATGGTGGTGCGGGCCAGAAGGTTTGGGGGGACTGTATGTAAGTGCTGAGGCTTTGCCAGATTTGTATCCAAGTTTTATTGGTTGGCGTTCAATTGTTATGGATAAAACTGGTAATCCTACTGGTTGGAAAGGGGGAGCGCAGCGTTATGAAGTGGCAACTTCTGCCTATCCTTTATATGCAGGTTTGCGGGAAGCGATCGCACTTCATCACCAGTGGGGAACTATTGAGGAACGCTATCAAGAAATCTGCCGTTTGAGTGGGTATCTTTGGGAGCGCTTATCTGAGATCGATGGCGTTAATTGTCTGCGGAAGTCACCGCCAGCAGCGGGTTTAGTTGCTTTTGAATTGACTAATGGAAAACCCCACGATCGGCTAGTAGATTTTTTGTATCAACAGAATTGTATGGTGCGGACAATTCTCTCGCCTGACTGCGTGCGGGCTTGCGTTCATTATTTTACTACGGAGTCAGAAATTGATAAATTAGTTGACGCGATCGCTAGTCAAATAGTATATTTTATATGA
- a CDS encoding precorrin-6A/cobalt-precorrin-6A reductase family protein — MPRPALYIAITNHGFGHAVRASSIAGTIQKLYPDILLIMVTTAPRWLLESYITGDFIHRPRAFDVGVVQSDSLNMDRGLTLEKLQELRTQQRSIIASEVDFIKQNRVGLVLADIPPLAAPIAKAAGIPCWMLSNFGWDFIYRDWGGEFIEIADWISECFSKCDRLFRLPLHEPMSTFPHIEDVGLTGGDPRYNLDELKEKFGIKAPIEKTVLLTFGGLGLEQIPYHNLQQFPDWQFISFDPQAPALPNLININNRDSQKSTLIPFRPIDFMPLCGRLISKPGYSTFSEALRVEIPIVSLTREGFAESPVLLEGIQNYAHHQIISNSDFFESNWEFLRQSLQPPRLSDKLDKYGTETIAQSVVNYFQH, encoded by the coding sequence ATGCCTAGACCAGCGTTATATATAGCCATCACCAATCACGGATTCGGCCATGCTGTCCGCGCCTCATCCATTGCCGGAACAATTCAGAAATTATATCCAGATATTTTATTAATTATGGTGACAACTGCACCGAGATGGTTGTTAGAATCTTACATCACAGGCGATTTTATTCACCGCCCCCGTGCCTTTGATGTTGGAGTTGTGCAATCTGATAGCTTGAATATGGATCGAGGTCTTACGCTGGAAAAATTACAAGAACTTCGCACCCAACAGCGGTCAATTATAGCTAGTGAAGTTGATTTTATTAAGCAAAATCGCGTGGGATTAGTGCTTGCTGATATCCCCCCTTTAGCTGCTCCCATTGCTAAAGCGGCGGGCATTCCTTGCTGGATGCTGAGTAACTTTGGCTGGGACTTTATCTATCGCGATTGGGGCGGTGAATTTATAGAAATAGCAGATTGGATTAGCGAATGTTTTAGCAAGTGCGATCGCCTATTTCGTCTGCCTTTACATGAACCAATGAGCACTTTTCCTCACATTGAGGATGTCGGGTTAACTGGCGGCGATCCTCGCTATAATCTAGATGAACTTAAGGAGAAATTTGGCATCAAAGCACCTATTGAAAAAACAGTATTGCTTACCTTCGGCGGCTTGGGTTTAGAACAAATACCCTACCACAATTTACAACAATTTCCCGATTGGCAATTCATCAGTTTTGACCCTCAAGCACCCGCTTTACCAAACTTGATAAATATTAATAACAGGGATTCCCAAAAATCTACTTTAATCCCCTTTCGCCCCATTGATTTTATGCCGCTATGTGGGCGGTTAATTTCTAAACCAGGATACAGCACTTTTTCAGAAGCTTTGCGCGTGGAAATACCGATAGTTTCTCTCACGCGGGAAGGGTTTGCAGAATCTCCAGTGTTATTAGAAGGCATTCAGAATTATGCTCACCATCAAATTATATCAAATTCTGATTTTTTTGAGAGTAACTGGGAATTTCTGCGACAATCTTTGCAACCGCCACGCTTATCGGATAAATTAGATAAATACGGGACTGAAACAATTGCACAATCTGTAGTTAATTATTTTCAACACTAA